One region of Ornithorhynchus anatinus isolate Pmale09 chromosome X5, mOrnAna1.pri.v4, whole genome shotgun sequence genomic DNA includes:
- the LOC100091595 gene encoding stimulated by retinoic acid gene 6 protein-like isoform X1 has product MLLTYTWALQPNVTCNSSVDLGLFLHYSLIPSFFIILVLSFLQRRIYREQRDDKSNLLEGRFGIVMPLDFVGTFRNRWSYGIAFGAAANRIMFLFAEGYQPLQAPKWAQAIVLLIGGTEVGFSHFPFFACLSSESRLIGSFLGFVYALIWFAITVLHIVQCPHGQFLGNYQTIIFYWPSLLCLAFLLGHFVYMFIKGLRIQLGWDIQSEEKPFLEVHQAKHVKRLMRKPLVQEEEKSWFQHRIYEWDPFFRFPGRMISTAVLALICLYLFITIEFCIYTYIVQELEVFERELENYIISDNETSMLMPAVLQIKELIKVTKGVWTWTSFPASLTCISYVFHILACYRKHIKRLWLGEKKFLPLKFHSPSSSESMAAIARYSGWQIAYILWGYLIIHVVLCLFGVMFTYSLVLPVGHNQGLAMLKDLGIGILTISIIVGLMVLQIWIAGRFFLQPKIGPSDKQKPLALNNRKAFHNFNYFLFFYNVLLGLGACLSRLLFSCILGTWLIARLDRTILQNGYERADMGYISWIGMLFVDHYHTNPVLVSFCHILVTDHAERKFQSSIKYGYLNHSPGPRVSQKARMRWFLLYTLLQNPRLSSLRKPKAELEFRDLPQITSS; this is encoded by the exons ttttttatCATTTTGGTGTTGTCCTTCCTTCAAAGAAGAATATACCGGGAGCAGAGAGATGACAAGTCAAACCTCCTTGAAGGACGCTTTGGAATTGTGAT GCCCCTGGATTTTGTTGGGACCTTCAGGAACCGATGGTCATATGGAATTGCATTTGGAGCTGCAGCCAACAGAATCATGTTCTTATTTGCTGAAGGTTACCAGCCACTACAGGCACCAAAATGGGCACAAG CCATTGTTCTTCTAATAGGAGGGACTGAAGTGGGTTTCTCACATTTTCCATTCTTCGCATGCCTTTCATCAGAATCCAGACTGATAGGATCATTCCTGGGATTTGTTTACGCTTTAATTTG GTTTGCAATTACAGTCCTACACATTGTTCAGTGCCCACACGGACAG TTTCTGGGCAACTATCAAACAATTATTTTTTACTGGCCTTCCTTACTGTGCCTAGCTTTCCTTTTAGGTCACTTTGTTTACATGTTTATAAAAGGCTTGAGGATTCAGCTAGGCTGGGATATACAAAGT GAAGAGAAACCCTTCCTGGAGGTTCACCAAGCGAAGCATGTCAAACGACTCATGAGGAAGCCCCTCGTTCA agaagaagaaaagtctTGGTTTCAACATAGGATATATGAATGGGATCCGTTTTTTCGGTTCCCTGGCAGAATGATTAGTACTGCTGTGCTAGCCTTAATCTGCCTGTACCTG TTCATTACTATAGAATTCTGCATTTACACATACATTGTTCAAGAGCTGGAAGTGTTTGAGAGGGAGCTCGAGAACTACATCATTTCAGATAATGAAACAAGTATGCTGATGCCTGCTGTTCTTCAAATCAAAGAGCTGATTAAAGTCACCAAAG GTGTCTGGACTTGGACTAGCTTTCCTGCCTCCCTCACATGTATTAGCTATGTGTTTCACATTCTAGCCTGCTACAG AAAACATATTAAGAGGCTCTGGTTGGGAGAGAAAAAATTTCTTCCTCTGAAATTTCACAGTCCTTCCTCTTCTGAAAGCATG GCGGCCATAGCGAGATACTCAGGTTGGCAAATAGCATACATTTTATGGG GCTACCTCATCATCCATGTGGTCCTGTGTCTCTTTGGTGTGATGTTCACGTACAGTTTAGTTTTACCAGTAGGACACAACCAAGGGCTGGCAATGCTGAAAGATTTGGGCATTGGGAT TCTGACCATTTCAATTAttgtggggctcatggtgttGCAAATTTGGATTGCTGGCAGATTTTTCCTTCAACCAAAGATTGGGCCTAGCGATAAGCAGAAACCATTAGCCCTCAACAACAG GAAAGCATTCCACAACTTCAACTACTTCTTGTTCTTCTACAACGTCCTCCTGGGCCTAGGGGCTTGTCTCTCCAGACTGCTTTTCAGTTGCATCTTGGGAACTTGGTTGATAGCCCGGCTAGACAGGACCATTCTGCAGAATGGTTATGAAAGGGCTGACATGG GATACATCTCATGGATCGGGATGCTGTTTGTGGACCATTACCATACTAACCCTGTCCTTGTAAGTTTTTGCCACATCTTGGTGACAGACCACGCTGAAAGAAAATTTCAGAGCTCCATCAAGTATGGGTACTTGAATCATTCCCCAG GTCCAAGAGTGTCACAAAAGGCCAGGATGAGATGGTTTCTCCTGTATACCCTTTTACAAAACCCCAGACTTTCCTCACTCAGAAAGCCtaaagcagagttggaattcaggGATCTTCCCCAGATTACTTCTAGCTGA
- the LOC100091595 gene encoding stimulated by retinoic acid gene 6 protein-like isoform X3 encodes MFLFAEGYQPLQAPKWAQAIVLLIGGTEVGFSHFPFFACLSSESRLIGSFLGFVYALIWFAITVLHIVQCPHGQFLGNYQTIIFYWPSLLCLAFLLGHFVYMFIKGLRIQLGWDIQSEEKPFLEVHQAKHVKRLMRKPLVQEEEKSWFQHRIYEWDPFFRFPGRMISTAVLALICLYLFITIEFCIYTYIVQELEVFERELENYIISDNETSMLMPAVLQIKELIKVTKGVWTWTSFPASLTCISYVFHILACYRKHIKRLWLGEKKFLPLKFHSPSSSESMAAIARYSGWQIAYILWGYLIIHVVLCLFGVMFTYSLVLPVGHNQGLAMLKDLGIGILTISIIVGLMVLQIWIAGRFFLQPKIGPSDKQKPLALNNRKAFHNFNYFLFFYNVLLGLGACLSRLLFSCILGTWLIARLDRTILQNGYERADMGYISWIGMLFVDHYHTNPVLVSFCHILVTDHAERKFQSSIKYGYLNHSPGPRVSQKARMRWFLLYTLLQNPRLSSLRKPKAELEFRDLPQITSS; translated from the exons ATGTTCTTATTTGCTGAAGGTTACCAGCCACTACAGGCACCAAAATGGGCACAAG CCATTGTTCTTCTAATAGGAGGGACTGAAGTGGGTTTCTCACATTTTCCATTCTTCGCATGCCTTTCATCAGAATCCAGACTGATAGGATCATTCCTGGGATTTGTTTACGCTTTAATTTG GTTTGCAATTACAGTCCTACACATTGTTCAGTGCCCACACGGACAG TTTCTGGGCAACTATCAAACAATTATTTTTTACTGGCCTTCCTTACTGTGCCTAGCTTTCCTTTTAGGTCACTTTGTTTACATGTTTATAAAAGGCTTGAGGATTCAGCTAGGCTGGGATATACAAAGT GAAGAGAAACCCTTCCTGGAGGTTCACCAAGCGAAGCATGTCAAACGACTCATGAGGAAGCCCCTCGTTCA agaagaagaaaagtctTGGTTTCAACATAGGATATATGAATGGGATCCGTTTTTTCGGTTCCCTGGCAGAATGATTAGTACTGCTGTGCTAGCCTTAATCTGCCTGTACCTG TTCATTACTATAGAATTCTGCATTTACACATACATTGTTCAAGAGCTGGAAGTGTTTGAGAGGGAGCTCGAGAACTACATCATTTCAGATAATGAAACAAGTATGCTGATGCCTGCTGTTCTTCAAATCAAAGAGCTGATTAAAGTCACCAAAG GTGTCTGGACTTGGACTAGCTTTCCTGCCTCCCTCACATGTATTAGCTATGTGTTTCACATTCTAGCCTGCTACAG AAAACATATTAAGAGGCTCTGGTTGGGAGAGAAAAAATTTCTTCCTCTGAAATTTCACAGTCCTTCCTCTTCTGAAAGCATG GCGGCCATAGCGAGATACTCAGGTTGGCAAATAGCATACATTTTATGGG GCTACCTCATCATCCATGTGGTCCTGTGTCTCTTTGGTGTGATGTTCACGTACAGTTTAGTTTTACCAGTAGGACACAACCAAGGGCTGGCAATGCTGAAAGATTTGGGCATTGGGAT TCTGACCATTTCAATTAttgtggggctcatggtgttGCAAATTTGGATTGCTGGCAGATTTTTCCTTCAACCAAAGATTGGGCCTAGCGATAAGCAGAAACCATTAGCCCTCAACAACAG GAAAGCATTCCACAACTTCAACTACTTCTTGTTCTTCTACAACGTCCTCCTGGGCCTAGGGGCTTGTCTCTCCAGACTGCTTTTCAGTTGCATCTTGGGAACTTGGTTGATAGCCCGGCTAGACAGGACCATTCTGCAGAATGGTTATGAAAGGGCTGACATGG GATACATCTCATGGATCGGGATGCTGTTTGTGGACCATTACCATACTAACCCTGTCCTTGTAAGTTTTTGCCACATCTTGGTGACAGACCACGCTGAAAGAAAATTTCAGAGCTCCATCAAGTATGGGTACTTGAATCATTCCCCAG GTCCAAGAGTGTCACAAAAGGCCAGGATGAGATGGTTTCTCCTGTATACCCTTTTACAAAACCCCAGACTTTCCTCACTCAGAAAGCCtaaagcagagttggaattcaggGATCTTCCCCAGATTACTTCTAGCTGA
- the LOC100091595 gene encoding stimulated by retinoic acid gene 6 protein-like isoform X2 produces MLLTYTWALQPNVTCNSSVDLGLFLHYSLIPSFFIILVLSFLQRRIYREQRDDKSNLLEGRFGIVMPLDFVGTFRNRWSYGIAFGAAANRIMFLFAEGYQPLQAPKWAQAIVLLIGGTEVGFSHFPFFACLSSESRLIGSFLGFVYALIWFAITVLHIVQCPHGQEEKPFLEVHQAKHVKRLMRKPLVQEEEKSWFQHRIYEWDPFFRFPGRMISTAVLALICLYLFITIEFCIYTYIVQELEVFERELENYIISDNETSMLMPAVLQIKELIKVTKGVWTWTSFPASLTCISYVFHILACYRKHIKRLWLGEKKFLPLKFHSPSSSESMAAIARYSGWQIAYILWGYLIIHVVLCLFGVMFTYSLVLPVGHNQGLAMLKDLGIGILTISIIVGLMVLQIWIAGRFFLQPKIGPSDKQKPLALNNRKAFHNFNYFLFFYNVLLGLGACLSRLLFSCILGTWLIARLDRTILQNGYERADMGYISWIGMLFVDHYHTNPVLVSFCHILVTDHAERKFQSSIKYGYLNHSPGPRVSQKARMRWFLLYTLLQNPRLSSLRKPKAELEFRDLPQITSS; encoded by the exons ttttttatCATTTTGGTGTTGTCCTTCCTTCAAAGAAGAATATACCGGGAGCAGAGAGATGACAAGTCAAACCTCCTTGAAGGACGCTTTGGAATTGTGAT GCCCCTGGATTTTGTTGGGACCTTCAGGAACCGATGGTCATATGGAATTGCATTTGGAGCTGCAGCCAACAGAATCATGTTCTTATTTGCTGAAGGTTACCAGCCACTACAGGCACCAAAATGGGCACAAG CCATTGTTCTTCTAATAGGAGGGACTGAAGTGGGTTTCTCACATTTTCCATTCTTCGCATGCCTTTCATCAGAATCCAGACTGATAGGATCATTCCTGGGATTTGTTTACGCTTTAATTTG GTTTGCAATTACAGTCCTACACATTGTTCAGTGCCCACACGGACAG GAAGAGAAACCCTTCCTGGAGGTTCACCAAGCGAAGCATGTCAAACGACTCATGAGGAAGCCCCTCGTTCA agaagaagaaaagtctTGGTTTCAACATAGGATATATGAATGGGATCCGTTTTTTCGGTTCCCTGGCAGAATGATTAGTACTGCTGTGCTAGCCTTAATCTGCCTGTACCTG TTCATTACTATAGAATTCTGCATTTACACATACATTGTTCAAGAGCTGGAAGTGTTTGAGAGGGAGCTCGAGAACTACATCATTTCAGATAATGAAACAAGTATGCTGATGCCTGCTGTTCTTCAAATCAAAGAGCTGATTAAAGTCACCAAAG GTGTCTGGACTTGGACTAGCTTTCCTGCCTCCCTCACATGTATTAGCTATGTGTTTCACATTCTAGCCTGCTACAG AAAACATATTAAGAGGCTCTGGTTGGGAGAGAAAAAATTTCTTCCTCTGAAATTTCACAGTCCTTCCTCTTCTGAAAGCATG GCGGCCATAGCGAGATACTCAGGTTGGCAAATAGCATACATTTTATGGG GCTACCTCATCATCCATGTGGTCCTGTGTCTCTTTGGTGTGATGTTCACGTACAGTTTAGTTTTACCAGTAGGACACAACCAAGGGCTGGCAATGCTGAAAGATTTGGGCATTGGGAT TCTGACCATTTCAATTAttgtggggctcatggtgttGCAAATTTGGATTGCTGGCAGATTTTTCCTTCAACCAAAGATTGGGCCTAGCGATAAGCAGAAACCATTAGCCCTCAACAACAG GAAAGCATTCCACAACTTCAACTACTTCTTGTTCTTCTACAACGTCCTCCTGGGCCTAGGGGCTTGTCTCTCCAGACTGCTTTTCAGTTGCATCTTGGGAACTTGGTTGATAGCCCGGCTAGACAGGACCATTCTGCAGAATGGTTATGAAAGGGCTGACATGG GATACATCTCATGGATCGGGATGCTGTTTGTGGACCATTACCATACTAACCCTGTCCTTGTAAGTTTTTGCCACATCTTGGTGACAGACCACGCTGAAAGAAAATTTCAGAGCTCCATCAAGTATGGGTACTTGAATCATTCCCCAG GTCCAAGAGTGTCACAAAAGGCCAGGATGAGATGGTTTCTCCTGTATACCCTTTTACAAAACCCCAGACTTTCCTCACTCAGAAAGCCtaaagcagagttggaattcaggGATCTTCCCCAGATTACTTCTAGCTGA